A window of Coregonus clupeaformis isolate EN_2021a chromosome 28, ASM2061545v1, whole genome shotgun sequence contains these coding sequences:
- the si:ch211-120k19.1 gene encoding LOW QUALITY PROTEIN: mpv17-like protein (The sequence of the model RefSeq protein was modified relative to this genomic sequence to represent the inferred CDS: inserted 2 bases in 1 codon), which translates to MSRAWALFKAHPYISNVVGYTTLFASADLIQQSMLGGKQSGGLNTDKESLTIXMTQRGAKLNMEGTKISMGTKSVTTWAGIDWSQTARVALVGFCFHANFNYHWLKGLERMLPGGGAKRVSGKVVLDQLVAAPATISAFFIGLSVLENKEDPLENWREKFWTSYKTGVVYWSTMQALNFSLVPPVARTVFVGGITLVWTVFLCHFRQQKDDTQTQPPSH; encoded by the exons ATGAGTCGAGCCTGGGCCTTGTTTAAGGCCCACCCCTACATCAGCAACGTAGTCGGATACACAACCCTGTTTGCCTCCGCGGACCTTATACAGCAAAGCATGCTTGGAGGGAAACAGAGTGGTGGATTAAACACAGACAAGGAATCACTCACCAT CATGACTCAGAGGGGAGCCAAGCTGAACATGGAGGGAACCAAGATTTCCATGGGTACTAAAAGTGTCACAACATGGGCTGGTATTGACTGGTCCCAGACCGCTCGAGTGGCCCTTGTTGGGTTCTGTTTCCATGCCAACTTCAACTACCATTGGCTGAAGGGGCTGGAGAGGATGTTGCCAGGGGGAGGGGCCAAAAGGGTGTCAGGGAAGGTAGTGCTGGATCAACTGGTTGCTGCCCCCGCTACTATCAGTGCCTTCTTCatag GTCTTAGTGTATTAGAAAACAAAGAGGACCCATTGGAAAATTGGAGGGAGAAATTCTGGACTTCATACAAG ACTGGAGTGGTGTACTGGTCAACAATGCAg gcatTGAATTTCTCCTTGGTTCCCCCAGTTGCTCGTACAGTGTTTGTGGGTGGCATCACGCTGGTGTGGACAGTCTTCCTGTGCCATTTCAGACAGCAGAAAGATGATACACAAACCCAACCCCCCTCTCACTGA